The Chloracidobacterium sp. genome includes a window with the following:
- a CDS encoding ABC transporter transmembrane domain-containing protein, with protein MNNLLRLLRYTRPYTGRIAVAVFAAASVGFFEAARTALIQPIFDGLGVTLDGPPVNVGGFSLPRLSDWLPSGGAYWVIVLGLLVGFSLLRGVAEFTANFLLTSVGQSVIVTLRTALFARVLDQSAPFFDRRRTAEITNCLITDIEKVQSGVAQYLADALREGFTLLCLLGLALVLSWKLTLLTLAVVPLLATLTSIFGRRLRQAGRATQQAIEDVLALASETLAGYRIVQAYGAEAYERARFQAAIQRLRRFNLRTARALFLPSPLLDLLGVAVGAGVIFYTHQLIAAGELTAGTFTATLLALVRLYDPIRKLTQTYHAYQQALVSAGRLFALLDEPATVADAPNALTKATFHQTLTFTDVGFTYPQATTPALDGVTFTVRRGETVALVGPSGGGKSTVFALLLRFYDPNRGVIAIDGMDIRRLTRAALRRLMAYVPQETVLFDGTFADNIAYGQPDATRADIERAARAAYAHEFIIERGGYDARIGEAGRNLSGGQRQRIAIARALLRDAPILLLDEATSALDAESEQAVQAALSALMQGRTTLVIAHRLTTVQRADRILVFERGRIVEAGTHAALAAAHGAYRRLYELQFAAPT; from the coding sequence ATGAACAACCTGCTGCGACTGCTCCGCTACACACGACCCTACACCGGACGAATTGCCGTCGCCGTTTTTGCCGCCGCCAGCGTAGGCTTCTTTGAAGCGGCTCGAACAGCTCTGATTCAACCGATCTTCGATGGCTTGGGCGTCACTTTGGATGGGCCGCCCGTCAACGTCGGCGGGTTTTCCCTGCCGCGTCTAAGCGACTGGTTGCCGTCCGGCGGCGCGTATTGGGTGATCGTACTCGGCTTGCTCGTTGGTTTCAGCCTGCTACGCGGCGTTGCGGAATTCACCGCCAACTTTTTGCTCACCTCCGTCGGGCAATCGGTCATCGTCACTCTGCGAACGGCGCTTTTCGCACGTGTACTCGACCAGTCGGCTCCCTTCTTCGACCGTCGGCGCACCGCCGAGATCACCAACTGTCTCATCACGGATATCGAAAAGGTGCAGTCCGGCGTGGCGCAATATCTAGCAGACGCTCTACGCGAAGGGTTTACGCTTCTGTGTTTGCTCGGGCTGGCGTTAGTGCTGTCGTGGAAGCTCACGCTGCTAACGCTGGCGGTCGTCCCGCTGTTGGCGACGCTCACCAGCATTTTCGGCCGCCGCTTGCGTCAGGCTGGGCGCGCCACGCAGCAGGCTATTGAGGATGTGTTGGCCTTGGCGAGTGAGACGCTGGCCGGCTATCGCATCGTTCAGGCGTACGGCGCAGAGGCTTACGAACGGGCGCGATTTCAAGCAGCCATCCAGCGCCTTCGGCGCTTCAACCTACGGACGGCGCGCGCGCTGTTTTTGCCGTCCCCCCTGCTCGATCTGCTGGGCGTTGCGGTCGGCGCGGGCGTCATTTTCTACACGCACCAGCTCATCGCCGCCGGGGAACTCACAGCCGGGACGTTCACGGCGACGCTGCTGGCGCTCGTCCGGCTCTACGATCCGATTCGCAAGCTGACGCAAACGTATCACGCCTACCAACAGGCGCTTGTATCCGCCGGGCGGCTGTTTGCCCTCCTTGACGAACCGGCGACGGTCGCCGACGCGCCGAACGCCCTGACAAAGGCGACCTTTCACCAGACGCTGACGTTCACCGATGTCGGCTTCACCTATCCACAGGCGACCACGCCGGCGCTGGACGGCGTGACATTCACCGTTCGCCGTGGGGAAACCGTGGCGTTGGTCGGGCCAAGCGGCGGCGGCAAAAGCACCGTCTTTGCGCTCCTGCTGCGGTTCTACGATCCCAACCGGGGCGTCATCGCCATAGACGGGATGGACATTCGCCGCCTAACGCGCGCGGCGCTGCGGCGGCTGATGGCGTATGTCCCGCAGGAAACGGTGCTGTTTGACGGCACGTTCGCCGACAACATCGCCTACGGACAACCGGACGCGACGCGCGCCGACATTGAACGCGCCGCGCGGGCGGCCTACGCCCACGAGTTCATTATTGAACGCGGCGGCTACGATGCGCGCATTGGGGAAGCTGGGCGCAACCTCTCCGGCGGACAGCGGCAGCGGATCGCCATCGCCCGCGCGCTGTTGCGCGACGCGCCCATTTTGCTGCTGGATGAAGCGACCTCGGCGCTCGATGCGGAATCCGAACAGGCGGTACAAGCCGCGCTGTCCGCGTTGATGCAGGGACGCACGACGCTGGTCATTGCTCACCGGCTGACCACCGTCCAACGCGCCGACCGGATTCTGGTTTTTGAGCGCGGTCGCATTGTTGAAGCCGGGACGCACGCCGCACTGGCGGCCGCGCATGGCGCCTACCGGCGGTTGTACGAACTTCAGTTCGCTGCACCGACTTAA